In Tessaracoccus flavus, the following are encoded in one genomic region:
- a CDS encoding glycosyltransferase family 4 protein: MPRIVHILFGGLGGHGSVVFSLIKASRGAALHELAFVSTGELLTDYRAKCERDGITYVHERTSGGADFGFQWRLFRWILARRPDTVVVHSTGSVGAALAVKLLRWHTRIVVVEHQSWDLRGRRYNIATTLSLLAADNVLVLNEDYVRKLRGHFPRVSRRVSIDVVRNGIDTDHYVPRPMPSWPAETLLIGMQSRIIPIKDHATLIRAIHLLRERGLDVHLELAGDGSSRGDLEALVSDLDLRDRVTFRGMLNESELVEFLQGLDIYVHASLGEAMSTALLQAMSCGLPVVASDVPGIADLVAGSDAAILVPPQSPEPLADVVASLCADPKGRESLGKAAREFVMSGYSLDAMWQSYGPFLVGTHGRRSAGRGGSAS, encoded by the coding sequence GTGCCGAGGATCGTCCACATCCTCTTTGGTGGCCTCGGGGGCCATGGGTCGGTGGTGTTCTCGCTCATCAAAGCCAGTCGGGGAGCCGCCCTTCACGAGCTTGCCTTTGTCAGCACGGGCGAGTTGTTAACGGACTACCGCGCCAAGTGCGAGCGTGACGGAATCACGTACGTGCACGAGCGGACGTCCGGCGGAGCGGACTTTGGATTCCAGTGGCGCCTGTTCCGCTGGATACTGGCGCGGCGCCCAGACACGGTCGTCGTGCACTCCACGGGATCTGTCGGGGCCGCATTGGCCGTGAAGCTGCTGCGCTGGCACACCCGAATCGTCGTCGTGGAGCACCAGTCCTGGGATCTCCGAGGACGCCGGTACAACATCGCCACCACGCTCTCCCTGTTGGCCGCCGACAACGTGCTCGTCCTGAACGAGGACTACGTACGCAAACTGAGAGGGCACTTCCCCCGGGTCTCTCGTCGGGTGTCCATCGACGTCGTCCGCAACGGTATCGATACGGACCACTACGTCCCCCGGCCTATGCCTTCGTGGCCGGCCGAAACACTACTTATTGGAATGCAGTCACGCATCATCCCCATCAAGGACCATGCAACGTTGATACGCGCCATTCATCTCTTGCGGGAGAGGGGTCTCGACGTTCACCTAGAACTAGCTGGTGACGGTTCCAGCCGAGGCGATCTCGAGGCGCTGGTGAGCGACCTCGACTTACGAGATAGAGTCACGTTCCGCGGGATGCTGAACGAGTCAGAGCTCGTGGAGTTTCTGCAGGGGCTCGACATTTACGTCCACGCTTCTCTCGGAGAGGCTATGAGCACGGCGTTGCTGCAGGCTATGAGTTGCGGGCTGCCCGTGGTGGCGTCGGATGTGCCAGGCATCGCCGATCTCGTCGCTGGATCCGACGCGGCTATCCTCGTGCCCCCCCAGTCGCCAGAGCCCCTGGCCGACGTCGTTGCTTCGCTGTGTGCCGATCCGAAGGGACGCGAGTCGCTCGGCAAAGCTGCGCGCGAGTTCGTGATGTCCGGCTACAGCCTGGATGCGATGTGGCAAAGCTACGGGCCATTCCTCGTGGGAACGCACGGGAGGCGCTCGGCCGGACGTGGAGGATCGGCGTCGTGA
- a CDS encoding GNAT family N-acetyltransferase, with protein MAHIKAADLEVRRATPDDDGEVIPLLQAALKKDEDPHYRAFLEWKHRQNPFGVSPAWVALHEGRIVGYRTLLRWRFINDEGKKVTAVRAVDTATHPDFQGLGIFRLLTVRGVAELTMEGDGIVFNTPNDQSRPGYLKMGWSEVKRLPIGCCPLGRRRWSGWCPPAFPPLCGPRTPPWALPAASWLTPTWPTPCSLTLRSVDSAPTGRRSTWPGARPSGL; from the coding sequence ATGGCGCACATCAAGGCCGCAGACCTCGAGGTCAGGCGGGCGACGCCGGATGACGACGGTGAGGTCATCCCGCTGCTCCAGGCCGCGTTGAAAAAGGACGAAGATCCCCACTACCGCGCTTTCCTCGAGTGGAAGCACCGCCAGAACCCGTTCGGTGTCTCACCTGCGTGGGTGGCACTCCACGAGGGGCGCATCGTGGGCTACCGCACCCTGCTGAGGTGGCGCTTTATCAACGACGAGGGCAAGAAGGTCACCGCCGTGCGTGCGGTGGACACCGCCACCCACCCCGACTTTCAGGGACTCGGCATCTTCCGGCTCCTCACCGTCCGAGGTGTCGCCGAGCTGACGATGGAGGGTGACGGCATTGTCTTCAACACCCCCAACGACCAGAGCCGGCCCGGCTATCTGAAGATGGGCTGGAGCGAGGTGAAGCGGCTTCCCATCGGGTGTTGCCCTCTGGGACGAAGGCGATGGTCAGGATGGTGTCCTCCCGCGTTCCCGCCGCTCTGTGGTCCGAGGACACCACCGTGGGCATTGCCGGCAGCGAGTTGGCTGACCCCAACCTGGCCAACGCCCTGCTCGCTCACGCTCCGAAGCGTGGATTCCGCACCGACCGGACGCCGGAGTACCTGGCCTGGCGCACGGCCCTCGGGCCTCTGA
- a CDS encoding polysaccharide deacetylase family protein, translating into MPDQILSPAGASQGVRGLLKRALALLGGNRPAEGATLLIYHRVGGGTTNELDLDPVDFSRQLDLLADHDVLSLDEALDRLEVGDRTPSFVLTFDDGFADVYDNAWPLLRDRRIPFTIYLATAYMGEVMVWEGATATGEPGRGLSWDQLREMVASGLCTVGNHTHNHVRPEGLTVDELDLCTRRIEQELGVTPRHFTYPWGIVVPEMEASMRARFRSASTGKLGRNTSGTNRMDLRRVPVRRTDPKSFFAAKLRGGLLAEYLYAVAVDLAKGASRRWGRVVGVGN; encoded by the coding sequence ATGCCTGACCAGATCTTGTCACCGGCCGGCGCCAGCCAGGGGGTGCGCGGGCTGCTGAAGCGAGCCCTTGCGCTGCTGGGAGGAAACCGCCCGGCCGAAGGTGCCACGCTGCTCATCTACCACCGTGTCGGCGGCGGCACCACCAACGAACTGGACCTGGATCCCGTCGACTTCTCACGGCAGCTGGACCTACTCGCAGATCACGATGTGCTGTCGCTTGATGAGGCCCTGGATCGGCTGGAAGTAGGCGACCGTACCCCGTCGTTCGTGCTCACCTTTGACGACGGATTCGCCGACGTCTACGACAACGCCTGGCCCCTGCTGCGTGACCGCAGGATACCCTTCACTATCTATCTGGCGACCGCCTACATGGGAGAGGTCATGGTGTGGGAGGGCGCCACCGCCACGGGAGAGCCTGGCCGCGGCCTCAGCTGGGACCAGCTTCGAGAGATGGTGGCCTCGGGGCTGTGCACCGTTGGGAACCATACTCATAACCACGTCCGACCCGAGGGGCTGACAGTGGACGAGCTCGACCTCTGCACTCGTCGGATCGAACAGGAGTTGGGGGTCACTCCGAGGCACTTCACCTATCCGTGGGGAATCGTCGTGCCTGAAATGGAAGCGTCCATGCGAGCGCGGTTCCGCAGCGCATCAACCGGCAAACTTGGCCGAAACACCTCGGGAACGAACCGGATGGATCTACGCCGGGTCCCAGTTCGACGCACGGACCCCAAATCGTTCTTTGCCGCCAAGTTGCGCGGCGGGCTGCTCGCTGAATATCTGTATGCCGTCGCGGTGGATCTCGCCAAGGGAGCGTCCCGCCGATGGGGGCGCGTTGTAGGCGTGGGCAACTGA
- a CDS encoding glycosyltransferase family 4 protein, which yields MVTPSGILDGGEARLLATSAPRATLPPAAGWKRLIPTTLKTLRKDVLSWRHARSFREAGLEGPWEPEGPLWIWHHHEPFHDSGFVAKRRFGCPVVVFVDAPTVWESGQWGVKRPGWGRLLERFGEVAQLRDADLIACVTEEVANEVIRLGGPRERVIVTPTAVALDRFNEDVSGAEVRARYGLEGRTVVGWVGTFHKFHGLDLLVEAYAAVERERRDTSLLLVGDGQDRPRIEALVDSFGLRQVVFAGAVPQDQVPSHLAAMDVASVVDPGTGSFHYSPLKLKEYLACGRAVVAPASGQVARYVADGTHALLVPAGDAPALTRALLRLVDDPGLRSSLGAAGNALVRETGTWAHQLRTVEDALTSRGWVSA from the coding sequence ATGGTCACCCCGTCCGGCATTCTTGACGGCGGTGAGGCTCGGCTTTTGGCGACTTCCGCTCCAAGGGCGACGCTTCCTCCCGCGGCGGGGTGGAAGCGGCTCATCCCTACGACGTTGAAGACGTTGCGCAAGGATGTGCTGTCCTGGCGTCACGCTCGTTCGTTCAGAGAAGCCGGCCTTGAAGGTCCGTGGGAGCCGGAGGGTCCGCTATGGATCTGGCACCATCACGAACCGTTCCACGACAGCGGATTCGTAGCGAAGCGTCGGTTCGGTTGCCCAGTGGTCGTCTTCGTCGACGCGCCCACGGTGTGGGAGTCAGGCCAATGGGGCGTGAAGCGCCCAGGCTGGGGCAGACTGCTGGAGCGATTCGGCGAAGTCGCACAGCTCCGTGATGCCGATCTCATTGCCTGCGTCACCGAGGAAGTGGCCAATGAGGTCATTCGCCTCGGCGGGCCTCGTGAGCGCGTAATCGTGACCCCCACGGCCGTGGCCCTCGATCGCTTCAATGAGGACGTCAGCGGCGCGGAGGTCCGGGCTCGGTACGGTCTAGAGGGTCGGACCGTAGTCGGCTGGGTCGGGACGTTTCACAAGTTTCACGGTCTCGACCTGCTCGTCGAGGCTTACGCCGCTGTGGAGCGTGAGCGAAGGGACACATCACTCCTGCTGGTAGGTGACGGCCAAGACCGCCCACGCATTGAAGCACTGGTGGACAGCTTCGGCCTCCGACAGGTCGTGTTCGCTGGCGCAGTCCCTCAGGATCAGGTACCCAGCCACCTCGCGGCTATGGACGTAGCCAGTGTCGTTGACCCAGGCACGGGGAGCTTCCACTACTCACCCCTCAAACTCAAGGAGTACTTGGCATGCGGCCGCGCCGTCGTGGCCCCTGCCTCGGGTCAAGTGGCGCGGTACGTCGCGGACGGCACCCATGCCTTGCTGGTCCCGGCTGGTGACGCTCCGGCCCTCACACGGGCACTCCTTCGTCTGGTGGACGACCCCGGGCTCCGATCCTCGCTGGGCGCCGCAGGGAACGCTTTGGTACGGGAGACGGGCACTTGGGCGCACCAGCTGCGAACGGTTGAAGACGCGCTGACCAGCCGTGGGTGGGTCAGTGCCTAG
- a CDS encoding glycosyltransferase: protein MLIQGIEFDRFDAAADARQRIRRELGIPHDAVVAVSVANLRRPKDYPNLLRATGVARLEIPNFTVLVLGQGPLKEEIEGLHAELGLGDSVRFLGFRSDVADILAASDIFVIASAYEGGPLSLIEAMRSGLPSVATDVGFVSDVIEPGVHGLIVPTRNHRELAKAFVTLCRDGDARAAMGRAARSVSGRFDIRETVERQMEVYRQLAGKASSLNTSRND from the coding sequence GTGCTGATCCAGGGGATCGAATTCGATCGATTCGACGCGGCTGCAGATGCTCGACAGAGAATCCGACGCGAGCTGGGCATTCCTCATGATGCAGTCGTCGCGGTGTCTGTGGCCAACTTGCGTCGCCCCAAGGATTATCCAAATCTGCTTCGAGCCACGGGAGTAGCACGGCTGGAGATCCCGAACTTCACGGTGCTCGTTCTGGGCCAAGGGCCATTGAAGGAAGAGATCGAGGGACTGCACGCTGAACTGGGGCTCGGCGATAGCGTGCGATTCCTCGGCTTCAGGTCGGACGTCGCTGACATCCTCGCGGCGTCCGACATTTTCGTGATTGCCTCCGCCTACGAGGGGGGACCACTGTCTCTCATTGAAGCAATGCGCAGTGGTCTCCCGTCAGTTGCCACCGACGTCGGGTTTGTCTCTGACGTGATTGAACCGGGAGTCCACGGCTTGATCGTACCTACGCGAAACCACAGAGAGTTGGCGAAGGCTTTCGTGACCCTGTGCCGTGATGGAGATGCACGTGCTGCGATGGGGCGAGCAGCACGCTCGGTTAGTGGCCGCTTCGATATTCGCGAGACTGTCGAACGCCAGATGGAGGTTTACCGACAACTGGCCGGGAAGGCGAGCTCGCTGAACACCAGCCGGAATGATTGA